A genomic window from Cricetulus griseus strain 17A/GY chromosome 4, alternate assembly CriGri-PICRH-1.0, whole genome shotgun sequence includes:
- the Snai2 gene encoding zinc finger protein SNAI2 isoform X1, translating into MPRSFLVKKHFNASKKPNYSELDTHTVIISPYLYESYPMPVIPKPEILSSGAYSPITVWTSAAPFHSPLPSGLSPLAGYSSPLGRVSPPPPSDTSSKDHSGSESPISDEEERLQAKLSDPHAIEAEKFQCNLCNKTYSTFSGLAKHKQLHCDAQSRKSFSCKYCDKEYVSLGALKMHIRTHTLPCVCKICGKAFSRPWLLQGHIRTHTGEKPFSCPHCNRAFADRSNLRAHLQTHSDVKKYQCKNCSKTFSRMSLLHKHEESGCCVAH; encoded by the exons ATGCCGCGTTCCTTCCTGGTCAAGAAACATTTCAACGCCTCCAAGAAGCCCAACTACAGCgaactggacacacacacag TGATCATTTCCCCGTACCTCTATGAGAGCTACCCCATGCCTGTCATACCAAAACCAGAGATCCTCAGCTCAGGAGCATACAGCCCTATTACTGTGTGGACATCGGCAGCTCCATTCCACTCCCCTCTGCCCAGTGGCCTTTCTCCTCTTGCTGGATACTCCTCACCCTTGGGGCGAGTAAGCCCCCCTCCTCCATCTGATACTTCATCCAAGGACCACAGTGGTTCAGAGAGTCCCATTAGTGATGAAGAGGAAAGACTGCAAGCCAAGCTCTCAGACCCCCATGCCATTGAAGCTGAGAAGTTTCAGTGCAATTTGTGTAATAAGACCTACTCTACTTTCTCTGGGCTGGCCAAACATAAGCAGCTGCATTGTGATGCCCAGTCTAGGAAATCTTTCAGCTGCAAGTACTGTGACAAGGAATATGTGAGCCTGGGTGCCCTTAAGATGCACATTCGGACCCACACATTGCCTTGTGTCTGCAAGATCTGTGGCAAGGCTTTCTCCAGACCCTGGCTGCTTCAAGGACACATTAGAACTCACACAG GGGAAAAGCCTTTCTCTTGCCCTCATTGCAACAGAGCTTTTGCAGACAGGTCAAACCTGAGGGCACATCTGCAGACCCACTCTGATGTAAAGAAATACCAGTGCAAAAACTGCTCCAAAACCTTCTCCAGAATGTCTCttctgcacaagcatgaggagtCTGGCTGCTGTGTGGCACACTGA
- the Snai2 gene encoding zinc finger protein SNAI2 isoform X2, with protein MPRSFLVKKHFNASKKPNYSELDTHTVIISPYLYESYPMPVIPKPEILSSGAYSPITVWTSAAPFHSPLPSGLSPLAGYSSPLGRVSPPPPSDTSSKDHSGSESPISDEEERLQAKLSDPHAIEAEKFQCNLCNKTYSTFSGLAKHKQLHCDAQSRKSFSCKYCDKEYVSLGALKMHIRTHTLPCVCKICGKAFSRPWLLQGHIRTHTEEGRTIFKHSWCVCHVLLFKRILVIYTTI; from the exons ATGCCGCGTTCCTTCCTGGTCAAGAAACATTTCAACGCCTCCAAGAAGCCCAACTACAGCgaactggacacacacacag TGATCATTTCCCCGTACCTCTATGAGAGCTACCCCATGCCTGTCATACCAAAACCAGAGATCCTCAGCTCAGGAGCATACAGCCCTATTACTGTGTGGACATCGGCAGCTCCATTCCACTCCCCTCTGCCCAGTGGCCTTTCTCCTCTTGCTGGATACTCCTCACCCTTGGGGCGAGTAAGCCCCCCTCCTCCATCTGATACTTCATCCAAGGACCACAGTGGTTCAGAGAGTCCCATTAGTGATGAAGAGGAAAGACTGCAAGCCAAGCTCTCAGACCCCCATGCCATTGAAGCTGAGAAGTTTCAGTGCAATTTGTGTAATAAGACCTACTCTACTTTCTCTGGGCTGGCCAAACATAAGCAGCTGCATTGTGATGCCCAGTCTAGGAAATCTTTCAGCTGCAAGTACTGTGACAAGGAATATGTGAGCCTGGGTGCCCTTAAGATGCACATTCGGACCCACACATTGCCTTGTGTCTGCAAGATCTGTGGCAAGGCTTTCTCCAGACCCTGGCTGCTTCAAGGACACATTAGAACTCACACAG aggagggaaggacaaTCTTCAAACATTCCTGGTGCGTGTGCCATGTCTTACTCTTTAAAAGAATCTTAGTGATTTATACGACAATTTAA